In Paracoccus jeotgali, the following are encoded in one genomic region:
- a CDS encoding FAD-dependent oxidoreductase has translation MTGHLQSRDITIIGAGIAGLTVALALAQRGAQVTVLERAGAFREVGAGLQISPNAGRVLEALGLGPALDAVSVRSDGVVLHDRAGRQVARMPLAAHRPGAAFRMIHRARLVEVLERAARAAGVTVTLDREVAELPELPLLIGADGLHSRVRRALNGPETPFFTGQTAWRALIPDDPGTPDPYARLFMGPGRHLVSYPLGRGLRNIVAVVERPDWTAEGWSHQDDPAHLRAAFAGFGGKVPGWLARVEQTGIWGLFRHRVAPCWQDGRRVILGDAAHPTLPFMAQGAVMAIEDAWTLAACLDAIPDQAGALARYQALRVPRVTRVIEAANGNARNYHLTGPARLLGHAGLRGLSRLAPGLLMGRFDWIYDHDPLAVRP, from the coding sequence ATGACCGGCCATCTGCAATCGCGTGACATCACCATCATCGGCGCCGGGATCGCCGGGCTGACCGTGGCGCTGGCGCTCGCGCAGCGCGGCGCGCAGGTCACGGTGCTGGAACGCGCCGGCGCGTTTCGCGAGGTGGGCGCGGGCTTGCAGATTTCGCCCAATGCCGGCCGCGTGCTCGAGGCGCTTGGCCTTGGTCCGGCGCTGGATGCCGTCTCCGTGCGCTCGGACGGCGTGGTGCTGCATGACCGCGCCGGGCGGCAGGTGGCGCGGATGCCGCTGGCCGCGCATCGGCCGGGGGCTGCGTTCCGGATGATCCACCGCGCGCGGCTGGTCGAGGTGCTGGAACGCGCCGCCCGCGCCGCCGGCGTCACCGTCACGCTGGATCGCGAGGTGGCAGAGCTGCCCGAGCTGCCGCTGCTGATCGGCGCCGACGGGCTGCACAGCCGCGTGCGCCGCGCGCTGAACGGGCCGGAGACGCCCTTTTTCACCGGCCAGACCGCTTGGCGCGCGCTGATCCCCGACGATCCCGGCACGCCCGATCCCTATGCCCGGCTGTTCATGGGGCCGGGTCGGCATCTGGTCAGCTATCCGCTGGGACGGGGTTTGCGCAACATCGTGGCCGTGGTCGAGCGTCCCGACTGGACCGCCGAGGGTTGGTCGCATCAGGACGACCCCGCCCATCTGCGCGCCGCCTTTGCGGGCTTTGGCGGCAAGGTGCCCGGCTGGCTGGCGCGGGTCGAGCAGACCGGCATCTGGGGCCTGTTCCGCCACCGCGTCGCGCCCTGCTGGCAGGACGGGCGGCGCGTCATCCTGGGCGATGCCGCCCATCCGACCCTGCCCTTCATGGCGCAGGGCGCGGTCATGGCGATCGAGGATGCGTGGACGCTGGCCGCCTGTCTTGACGCAATCCCAGATCAGGCGGGGGCGCTGGCGCGCTATCAGGCGCTGCGGGTGCCGCGCGTGACGCGGGTGATCGAGGCCGCGAACGGCAATGCCCGCAACTATCACCTGACCGGCCCGGCGCGGCTGCTTGGTCATGCCGGGCTGCGCGGCCTGTCGCGGCTGGCGCCGGGGCTGCTGATGGGGCGCTTCGACTGGATCTATGACCACGATCCGCTGGCTGTCCGCCCCTAG
- the dksA gene encoding RNA polymerase-binding protein DksA gives MKQQIFLPDDYRPAEDEPFMNDRQLEYFRRKLEAWKAELIEQSAETLEGLQDSARNVPDLADRASEETDRALELRTRDRQRKLVGKIDAALRRIANGEYGYCEVSGEPISLKRLDARPIATMTVAAQEKHERRERVHRDD, from the coding sequence ATGAAACAGCAGATTTTCCTGCCCGATGACTATCGCCCCGCCGAGGACGAGCCCTTCATGAACGACCGCCAGCTGGAGTATTTCCGCCGCAAGCTGGAGGCCTGGAAGGCCGAATTGATCGAGCAATCCGCCGAAACGCTGGAAGGCTTGCAGGACAGCGCGCGCAACGTCCCCGACCTAGCCGACCGCGCGTCCGAGGAAACCGACCGGGCGCTGGAACTGCGCACCCGCGACCGCCAGCGCAAGCTGGTGGGCAAGATCGACGCGGCGCTGCGCCGGATCGCGAACGGCGAATACGGCTATTGCGAGGTGTCGGGCGAGCCGATCAGCCTCAAGCGGCTGGATGCACGTCCCATCGCCACCATGACCGTCGCCGCGCAGGAAAAGCACGAGCGCCGCGAGCGGGTGCACCGCGACGACTGA
- a CDS encoding AAA family ATPase, with amino-acid sequence MQFASTQTYIAPPDLAIAVNAAVTLERPLLVKGEPGTGKTELARQVATSLGLPIIEWNVKSTTKAQQGLYEYDAVSRLRDSQLGDARVHDVGNYIRKGKLWQAFEAPGKVVLLIDEIDKADIEFPNDLLQELDRMEFHVYETGETIRARHRPVVIITSNNEKELPDAFLRRCFFHYIRFPDAETLAQIVAVHYPGLKPRLLDEALTRFFEIREAPGLKKKPSTSEFLDWLKLILAEDLTAEDLKKAPGEMLPRLHGALLKNEQDVALFEKLSFLARRQGR; translated from the coding sequence ATGCAATTCGCCTCGACCCAGACATATATCGCCCCGCCCGACCTCGCGATCGCGGTGAACGCGGCGGTGACGCTGGAACGCCCGCTGCTGGTCAAGGGCGAGCCGGGGACCGGCAAGACCGAGCTGGCCCGGCAGGTCGCGACCAGCCTTGGCCTGCCGATCATCGAATGGAACGTGAAATCGACCACCAAGGCGCAGCAGGGCCTGTATGAATACGACGCCGTCAGCCGGTTGCGCGACAGCCAGCTGGGCGATGCGCGCGTCCATGACGTCGGCAATTATATCCGCAAGGGCAAGCTGTGGCAGGCCTTCGAGGCGCCGGGCAAGGTGGTGCTGCTGATCGACGAGATCGACAAGGCCGATATCGAGTTTCCCAACGACCTGCTGCAGGAACTCGACCGGATGGAGTTCCACGTCTACGAGACCGGCGAGACCATCCGCGCCCGTCACCGGCCGGTCGTCATCATCACCTCGAACAACGAAAAGGAACTGCCCGACGCCTTCCTGCGCCGCTGCTTTTTCCATTATATCCGCTTTCCTGACGCCGAGACGCTGGCGCAGATCGTGGCCGTCCACTACCCCGGCCTGAAACCGCGCCTGCTGGACGAGGCGCTGACCCGCTTTTTCGAGATCCGAGAGGCGCCGGGGCTGAAGAAAAAGCCGTCGACCTCCGAGTTTCTGGACTGGCTCAAGCTGATCCTGGCCGAGGATCTGACCGCCGAGGATCTGAAGAAGGCGCCGGGCGAGATGCTGCCGCGCCTGCACGGCGCCTTGCTGAAGAACGAACAGGATGTGGCGCTGTTCGAAAAGCTGTCCTTTCTGGCCCGACGGCAGGGGCGTTAA
- the guaA gene encoding glutamine-hydrolyzing GMP synthase, whose product MTQHQRLLIIDFGSQVTQLIARRLRELNVFCEILPYQAVTDAKLAEIAPLAVILSGGPDSVTREGSPRAPDSLWTLGVPVFGICYGQQVMMQQLGGQVEAGHHAEYGRAYVTPAEGHRGDGIFAGLFPDGREQVWMSHGDRVTRIAPGFEVIGTSPNAPLAMIADEARRFYAVQFHPEVHHTPNGAQMLENFVRLAGFTGDWTMASYRDEAIRKIREQVGDKRVICGLSGGVDSSVAAVLIHEAIGDQLTCVFVDHGLLRLNEADEVVTMFRDNYNIPLIHADESDLFLTALEGVSDPETKRKLIGKLFIDVFQREAAQIDGAEFLAQGTLYPDVIESVSFSGGPSVTIKSHHNVGGLPEKMGLKLVEPLRELFKDEVRALGRELGLPDSFIGRHPFPGPGLAIRCPGEITREKLEILRKADAVFIDQIRRHGLYDDIWQAFVAILPVRTVGVMGDGRTYDFACALRAVTSVDGMTADYYPFSHEFLGETATRIINEVRGINRVTYDITSKPPGTIEWE is encoded by the coding sequence ATGACCCAGCATCAGCGCCTTCTCATCATCGATTTCGGCTCTCAGGTGACGCAGCTTATCGCGCGCCGCCTGCGCGAGTTGAACGTCTTTTGCGAAATCCTGCCCTATCAGGCGGTCACCGACGCCAAGCTGGCCGAGATCGCGCCGCTGGCGGTGATCCTGTCCGGCGGCCCCGACAGCGTCACGCGCGAGGGCAGCCCGCGCGCGCCCGACAGCCTGTGGACGCTGGGGGTGCCGGTGTTCGGGATCTGCTATGGTCAGCAGGTGATGATGCAGCAGCTTGGCGGGCAGGTCGAGGCCGGGCACCACGCGGAATATGGCCGCGCCTATGTCACCCCGGCCGAGGGCCATCGCGGCGATGGCATCTTTGCCGGGCTGTTCCCCGACGGGCGCGAGCAGGTCTGGATGAGCCATGGCGACCGCGTCACCCGCATCGCGCCGGGGTTCGAGGTCATCGGCACCTCGCCCAACGCGCCGCTGGCGATGATCGCGGACGAGGCGCGGCGTTTCTATGCCGTGCAGTTCCACCCCGAGGTGCACCACACGCCGAACGGCGCGCAGATGCTGGAAAACTTCGTCCGTCTGGCCGGGTTCACCGGCGACTGGACCATGGCATCTTATCGTGACGAGGCGATCCGCAAGATTCGCGAACAGGTCGGCGACAAGCGCGTGATCTGCGGGCTGTCGGGCGGGGTCGACAGCTCGGTCGCGGCGGTGCTGATCCACGAGGCGATCGGCGATCAACTGACCTGCGTCTTTGTCGATCACGGCCTGCTGCGCCTGAACGAGGCGGACGAGGTCGTGACCATGTTCCGCGACAATTACAACATCCCGCTGATCCATGCCGATGAAAGCGACCTGTTCCTGACCGCGCTTGAAGGCGTCAGCGACCCGGAGACAAAGCGCAAGCTGATCGGCAAGCTGTTCATCGACGTCTTCCAGCGCGAGGCCGCGCAGATCGACGGGGCCGAGTTCCTGGCGCAAGGCACGCTCTATCCCGACGTCATTGAAAGCGTCAGCTTCTCGGGCGGGCCGTCGGTCACGATCAAGTCGCACCACAATGTCGGCGGGCTGCCCGAAAAGATGGGGCTGAAGCTGGTCGAGCCGCTGCGCGAACTGTTCAAGGACGAGGTCCGCGCCCTGGGTCGCGAGCTTGGCCTGCCCGACAGCTTCATCGGCCGCCACCCCTTTCCCGGACCCGGTCTGGCCATCCGCTGCCCCGGCGAGATCACCCGCGAAAAGCTCGAGATCCTGCGCAAGGCCGATGCGGTGTTCATCGACCAGATCCGCCGCCACGGCCTTTACGACGATATCTGGCAAGCCTTCGTGGCGATCCTGCCGGTCCGCACCGTGGGCGTCATGGGCGACGGCCGGACCTATGATTTCGCCTGCGCGCTGCGGGCGGTGACCTCGGTCGACGGGATGACGGCGGATTACTATCCGTTCAGCCATGAATTCCTGGGCGAAACGGCGACCCGGATCATCAACGAGGTGCGCGGCATCAACCGCGTCACCTATGACATCACCTCGAAGCCGCCCGGCACGATCGAGTGGGAATAG
- a CDS encoding CAP domain-containing protein has protein sequence MPRPASFLSWALAPALMLGLAGCELPSAAGDSEQPFTTPATANPNLPAPATEELAPLCPAPDPAQLAVLEQQINAERTRLGRSALTFRPELAVAAQAHACDMARMGRLGVAGSNGSSVVDRIRAVNYSACSSAQLIGQQGGATGQMAQWLAHKPDQEILVHNKFDDAGIGMVASGGRYWWSLVMADRCS, from the coding sequence ATGCCGCGTCCCGCCAGCTTTTTGTCATGGGCCCTGGCCCCCGCGCTGATGCTTGGGCTTGCCGGCTGCGAGTTGCCCAGTGCGGCGGGCGACTCGGAACAGCCCTTCACCACACCCGCCACGGCCAATCCCAACCTGCCCGCGCCTGCGACCGAGGAGTTGGCGCCGCTTTGCCCCGCGCCCGATCCGGCGCAGCTGGCGGTGCTGGAACAGCAGATCAATGCCGAACGGACGCGGCTGGGGCGCAGCGCGTTGACCTTCCGGCCCGAACTCGCGGTGGCGGCCCAGGCCCATGCCTGCGACATGGCGCGGATGGGGCGGCTGGGGGTCGCCGGGTCGAACGGCTCGTCGGTGGTCGACCGGATCCGGGCGGTGAATTATTCGGCCTGTTCCTCGGCGCAGCTGATCGGGCAGCAGGGCGGGGCGACGGGCCAGATGGCGCAATGGCTGGCCCACAAGCCCGATCAAGAGATCCTTGTCCACAACAAGTTCGACGATGCCGGGATCGGGATGGTCGCCTCGGGCGGGCGCTATTGGTGGTCGCTGGTGATGGCGGATCGCTGTAGCTAA
- a CDS encoding branched-chain amino acid ABC transporter permease: MATTRQAERSSPWRAPILFGVLALLFVLEGTTRNALFSGSWNTSLAILNMGIISAVMALGLNMQWGYAGLFNSGVVGFLAIGGLAPVLISVAPVEGSWSAGGMRVAVALIVGLGTLFLASYTWRKLRGTWRVPALLAVLIIGFALYRWLFDPAVMAIEANQAAQYGNLGGLGLPVLLSWPVGALFAAAAAWGVGKVALGLRSDYLAIATLGIGEIIVAVLKNEEWLARGVKNVTSIPRPVPYEIQLQQDPEFVARAASWGIPLAEASGIWVKLAYAGLFSVVLIALILLAELSLKSPWGRMMRAIRDNEVAADAMGKDVTGRHLQVFVIGCAVMGLAGAMMITHDGLMAPTQYNPLRYTFLVWVMVVVGGSGNNWGAALGGILIWFLWTKAESWGPQLIALLTSPLPAGALKQHLMESAAHMRFIAMGAVLLLVLRFSPRGLVPEK; the protein is encoded by the coding sequence ATGGCAACGACACGTCAAGCCGAAAGGTCCAGCCCCTGGCGCGCACCGATCCTGTTCGGGGTGCTGGCGCTGCTGTTCGTGCTGGAGGGCACCACCCGCAACGCGCTGTTCAGCGGGTCATGGAACACCTCGCTCGCGATCCTGAACATGGGCATCATTTCGGCCGTCATGGCGCTGGGGCTGAACATGCAATGGGGCTATGCCGGGCTCTTCAACTCTGGCGTGGTCGGGTTCCTGGCCATTGGCGGGCTGGCGCCGGTGCTGATCTCGGTCGCGCCGGTCGAGGGCAGTTGGTCGGCGGGCGGGATGCGCGTCGCCGTGGCGCTGATCGTCGGGCTGGGGACGCTGTTTCTGGCCTCTTACACCTGGCGCAAGCTGCGCGGGACATGGCGCGTCCCGGCGCTGCTGGCGGTGCTGATCATCGGCTTTGCGCTGTATCGCTGGCTGTTCGATCCGGCGGTCATGGCGATCGAGGCCAATCAGGCCGCGCAATATGGCAATCTCGGCGGGCTGGGCCTGCCGGTGCTGCTGTCCTGGCCGGTGGGCGCGCTGTTCGCCGCCGCCGCCGCCTGGGGCGTGGGCAAGGTGGCGCTGGGGCTGCGCTCGGACTATCTGGCGATTGCGACGCTGGGCATCGGCGAGATCATCGTCGCCGTGCTGAAGAACGAGGAATGGCTGGCCCGCGGGGTCAAGAACGTCACCTCGATCCCGCGCCCGGTCCCGTATGAGATCCAGTTGCAGCAGGACCCCGAATTCGTCGCCCGCGCCGCGTCTTGGGGGATTCCGCTGGCCGAGGCCTCTGGCATCTGGGTCAAGCTGGCCTATGCGGGGCTGTTCAGCGTCGTGCTGATCGCGCTGATCCTGCTGGCGGAACTGTCGCTGAAATCGCCATGGGGCCGGATGATGCGCGCGATCCGCGACAACGAGGTCGCCGCCGACGCGATGGGCAAGGACGTGACGGGACGGCATCTGCAGGTCTTCGTCATCGGCTGCGCGGTGATGGGGCTGGCCGGTGCCATGATGATCACCCATGACGGGCTGATGGCGCCGACCCAGTATAACCCGCTGCGCTATACCTTCCTGGTCTGGGTCATGGTCGTGGTCGGCGGGTCCGGCAACAACTGGGGCGCTGCACTTGGCGGCATCCTGATCTGGTTCCTGTGGACCAAGGCGGAAAGCTGGGGGCCGCAGCTGATCGCGCTGCTGACCAGCCCGCTGCCGGCCGGGGCGCTGAAACAGCACCTGATGGAAAGCGCCGCGCATATGCGGTTCATCGCCATGGGGGCGGTGCTGCTGCTGGTGCTGCGCTTCTCGCCACGGGGTCTGGTGCCCGAGAAATAG
- a CDS encoding branched-chain amino acid ABC transporter permease — MDILNALVAFLNFVFIPAAAYGAQLALGALGITLIYGILRFSNFAHGDTMAFGTAITIIATWALQSLGVSLGPLPVALLALPFGIIGCAIMVLATDRVVYRFYRRKKSDPIILVMASVGVMFVTNGLTRLLIGVDEIRFADGARFVIDVRSFREWSGLSEGLALRTTQVITVVMAVLVVWALFWFLNRTKSGKAMRAYSDNEDLALLSGIDPDRVVRLTWIIAAALMTIAGTLYGLDKAFKPFNYFQILLPIFAAAIVGGLGSPIGAIAGGFIVAFSEVAITYPWKKVADHLGIETGGSLLQLLSTEYKFAVSFVILIIVLLFRPTGLFRGKSV; from the coding sequence ATGGATATTCTCAACGCCCTCGTGGCATTCCTGAACTTTGTCTTCATCCCGGCCGCCGCCTATGGGGCGCAGCTTGCGCTCGGCGCGCTGGGCATCACGCTGATCTACGGCATCCTGCGGTTTTCCAACTTTGCCCATGGCGACACCATGGCCTTTGGCACCGCGATCACCATCATCGCGACCTGGGCGCTGCAATCGCTGGGCGTCAGCCTGGGGCCGCTGCCGGTGGCGCTGCTTGCGCTGCCCTTCGGCATCATCGGCTGCGCGATCATGGTGCTGGCCACCGACCGCGTGGTCTATCGCTTTTACCGGCGCAAGAAATCCGATCCGATCATCCTGGTCATGGCCTCGGTCGGGGTGATGTTCGTCACCAACGGCCTGACCCGCCTGCTGATCGGCGTGGACGAGATCCGGTTTGCCGACGGCGCGCGCTTTGTCATCGACGTCCGCAGCTTTCGCGAATGGTCCGGCCTGTCCGAGGGGCTGGCCCTGCGCACCACGCAGGTCATCACCGTGGTCATGGCCGTGCTGGTGGTGTGGGCGCTGTTCTGGTTCCTGAACCGCACCAAATCCGGCAAGGCCATGCGCGCCTATTCCGACAACGAGGATCTGGCCCTGCTGTCGGGGATCGACCCGGACCGGGTGGTGCGGCTGACCTGGATCATCGCCGCCGCGCTGATGACCATTGCCGGCACGCTTTACGGTCTGGACAAAGCATTCAAGCCCTTCAACTATTTCCAGATCCTGCTGCCCATCTTCGCCGCCGCCATCGTCGGCGGTCTGGGCAGCCCGATCGGGGCCATCGCCGGCGGCTTCATCGTCGCCTTTTCCGAGGTCGCGATCACCTATCCGTGGAAGAAGGTCGCCGATCACCTCGGGATCGAAACCGGCGGTTCGCTGCTGCAACTGCTGTCCACCGAATACAAATTCGCGGTCAGCTTCGTCATCCTCATCATCGTGCTGCTGTTCCGGCCCACCGGCCTGTTCCGCGGCAAGTCCGTGTAA
- a CDS encoding ABC transporter ATP-binding protein, whose translation MSDSDPFSGRGNRDRSIVNPHGRGQVDGERRSGPVGPGRPDDPFLIGENMTGGYGKGPDILHDCTIAVEKGQIAVIVGPNGAGKSTAMKALFGMLELRQGSVRLNGKDITQLNPQDRVKAGMGFVPQVNNIFPSMTVEENLEMGAFIREDDIRETMAQVFDLFPILKDKRRQAAGELSGGQRQQVAVGRSLMTRPSLLMLDEPTAGVSPIVMDELFDRIIEIARTGLPVLMVEQNAKQAMNIADKAYVLVQGANAHTGTGQELMANPEVRRTFLGG comes from the coding sequence ATGAGCGACAGCGATCCATTTTCGGGACGCGGCAACCGCGACCGCTCGATCGTCAACCCCCACGGGCGCGGTCAGGTCGATGGCGAGCGTCGATCCGGCCCCGTCGGCCCCGGCCGGCCCGACGATCCCTTCCTGATCGGCGAGAACATGACCGGCGGCTATGGCAAGGGCCCCGACATCCTGCACGACTGCACCATCGCCGTCGAAAAGGGCCAGATCGCCGTCATCGTCGGCCCGAACGGGGCCGGCAAATCGACCGCGATGAAGGCGCTGTTCGGGATGCTGGAACTGCGTCAGGGCTCGGTCCGGCTGAACGGCAAGGACATCACCCAGTTGAACCCGCAGGACCGGGTCAAGGCGGGCATGGGCTTTGTGCCGCAGGTCAACAACATCTTCCCCTCGATGACGGTCGAGGAGAACCTGGAAATGGGCGCCTTCATCCGCGAGGACGACATCCGCGAGACGATGGCCCAGGTCTTCGACCTGTTCCCGATCCTGAAGGACAAGCGCCGGCAGGCGGCGGGCGAATTGTCGGGCGGGCAGCGCCAGCAGGTCGCGGTCGGGCGTTCGCTGATGACCCGGCCCAGCCTGTTGATGCTGGATGAACCCACCGCCGGCGTCTCGCCCATCGTCATGGACGAGCTGTTCGACCGCATCATCGAGATTGCCCGCACCGGGCTGCCGGTGCTGATGGTCGAACAGAACGCCAAGCAGGCCATGAACATCGCCGACAAGGCCTATGTGCTGGTGCAGGGCGCCAACGCCCATACCGGCACCGGGCAAGAGCTTATGGCCAACCCCGAGGTGCGCCGCACCTTCCTGGGGGGTTGA
- a CDS encoding ABC transporter ATP-binding protein, translating to MIRVENLHKKFGGFSAVDGASLRIETGSITGLIGPNGAGKSTLFNVIAGVHKPTSGRVWMDGEDITGLAPHQLFHKGLLRTFQLAHEFSSMTVRENLMMVPAGQTGETLISTWFARHRIRAEERALRERADEVLNFLTIGHLAEERAGNLSGGQKKLLELGRTMMVDAKIVFLDEVGAGVNRTLLMTIADAIVRLNKERGYTFCVIEHDMDFIGKLCDPVIVMAEGKVLAQGSADSIMQNEAVIEAYLGRGLKNKDMVSA from the coding sequence ATGATCCGGGTCGAGAACCTGCACAAGAAATTTGGCGGATTTTCTGCCGTCGATGGCGCCAGCCTGCGGATCGAGACCGGGTCCATCACCGGGCTGATCGGCCCCAACGGCGCCGGAAAATCCACGCTGTTCAACGTGATCGCCGGGGTTCACAAGCCGACCTCGGGCCGGGTCTGGATGGATGGCGAGGACATCACCGGCCTTGCCCCGCACCAGCTGTTCCACAAGGGGCTGCTGCGGACCTTCCAGCTGGCGCACGAGTTTTCGTCGATGACCGTGCGCGAGAATCTGATGATGGTGCCCGCGGGCCAGACCGGCGAGACGCTGATCAGCACATGGTTCGCCCGCCACCGCATCCGCGCCGAGGAACGCGCCCTGCGCGAACGCGCCGACGAGGTGCTCAATTTCCTGACCATCGGCCATCTGGCCGAGGAACGCGCCGGCAACCTGTCCGGCGGGCAGAAAAAGCTGCTGGAACTGGGCCGCACGATGATGGTCGACGCCAAGATCGTGTTTCTGGACGAGGTCGGGGCGGGCGTGAACCGCACGCTGCTGATGACCATTGCGGACGCCATCGTGCGGCTGAACAAGGAACGCGGCTATACCTTCTGCGTCATCGAACATGACATGGATTTCATCGGCAAGCTCTGCGACCCGGTGATTGTCATGGCCGAGGGCAAGGTTCTGGCCCAGGGCAGCGCCGACAGCATCATGCAGAACGAAGCCGTGATCGAGGCCTATCTGGGCCGCGGCCTCAAGAACAAGGACATGGTCAGCGCATGA
- a CDS encoding ABC transporter substrate-binding protein, with amino-acid sequence MKRLLLATAATALIAGAAGAEEVKLGLHLGFTGPLESMAPNIAAGAEAAAKEISESGKFLDGSTVVTPRSDTTCIDAAASVSAAERQVADGVRAMVGGQCSGETIATLEKVAIPNGVLMISPSATSPALSTIDDQNLFYRTSPSDARQGEVMAELAKAQGIESVAITYTNNDYGKGLADSFQAAFEKQGGTVTTSSAHDDGKADYSAEVAALASAGGDALAVVGYVDQGGSGVTRASLDTGAFDKFIFPDGMIGQELVDRFGSEIEGSIGINPAAEGDGRDRFEELAKEAGFDASGPYSAEAYDAAALILLSMQAAGSSDPAAAKEKVMEVANAPGEQILPGELAKGLELLAAGEDIDYVGASSVELVEPGESAGSYRETTIKDGKLEVVAYH; translated from the coding sequence ATGAAACGTCTGCTTCTTGCCACGGCCGCAACCGCGCTGATCGCCGGCGCCGCCGGAGCCGAGGAAGTCAAGCTGGGTCTGCACCTGGGCTTCACCGGCCCGCTGGAATCGATGGCGCCGAACATCGCCGCCGGGGCCGAGGCCGCGGCCAAGGAAATCAGCGAATCCGGCAAGTTCCTCGACGGCTCGACGGTGGTGACGCCGCGGTCCGACACCACCTGCATCGACGCCGCCGCCAGCGTATCCGCGGCCGAGCGTCAGGTCGCCGACGGCGTCCGCGCCATGGTCGGCGGCCAGTGCTCGGGCGAGACCATCGCCACGCTGGAAAAGGTCGCGATCCCGAACGGCGTGCTGATGATCTCGCCCTCGGCCACCTCGCCGGCGCTCAGCACCATCGACGACCAGAACCTGTTCTATCGCACCTCGCCGTCCGACGCGCGTCAGGGCGAGGTCATGGCGGAACTGGCCAAGGCGCAGGGCATCGAATCGGTGGCCATCACCTATACCAACAACGACTATGGCAAGGGTCTGGCCGACAGCTTCCAGGCGGCTTTTGAAAAGCAGGGCGGCACGGTCACCACCTCGTCCGCGCATGACGACGGCAAGGCGGATTACTCGGCCGAGGTCGCGGCACTGGCATCGGCCGGCGGCGACGCGCTGGCGGTGGTCGGCTATGTCGATCAGGGCGGCTCGGGCGTGACCCGTGCCTCGCTCGATACCGGCGCATTCGACAAGTTCATCTTCCCCGACGGCATGATCGGGCAGGAACTGGTCGACCGCTTCGGCTCGGAAATCGAAGGCTCGATCGGCATCAACCCCGCCGCCGAAGGCGATGGCCGCGACCGCTTCGAGGAACTGGCCAAGGAAGCCGGCTTCGACGCCTCGGGCCCCTATTCGGCCGAGGCGTATGACGCCGCAGCCCTTATCCTGCTGTCGATGCAGGCTGCCGGGTCGTCCGACCCCGCCGCCGCCAAGGAAAAGGTGATGGAGGTCGCGAACGCGCCGGGCGAGCAGATCCTGCCGGGCGAACTGGCCAAGGGGCTGGAACTGCTGGCCGCGGGCGAGGACATCGACTATGTCGGCGCGTCCTCGGTCGAGCTGGTCGAGCCGGGCGAAAGCGCCGGTTCCTATCGCGAGACGACGATCAAGGACGGCAAGCTGGAAGTGGTTGCCTATCACTGA